A stretch of the Papaver somniferum cultivar HN1 chromosome 6, ASM357369v1, whole genome shotgun sequence genome encodes the following:
- the LOC113290122 gene encoding glycine cleavage system H protein 2, mitochondrial-like — MASRLWVSKVASHLKLSIAHRGFASVVKDLKYCNSHEWVKVDGGSATVGITDHAQDHLGDVVYVELPEVGTTVTQGKSFGAVESVKATSDINSPVSGKVVEVNEELNSSPGLVNASPYGEGWIMKVEMGNSGEVSSLMDSDQYSKFCEEEDSKH, encoded by the exons ATGGCTTCTAGACTATGGGTATCAAAAGTTGCTTCTCATCTCAAACTCTCTATTGCTCACAGAGGGTTTGCTTCTG TTGTGAAGGATCTGAAATATTGCAACTCTCATGAATGGGTTAAAGTTgatggtggttctgcaacagTGGGAATTACAGATCATGCTCAGGATCATTTAGGAGATGTTGTGTATGTTGAATTGCCAGAAGTTGGAACTACTGTAACACAAGGAAAGAGTTTTGGTGCTGTAGAGAGTGTTAAGGCAACCAGTGATATAAACTCTCCGGTTTCAGGGAAAGTTGTTGAAGTTAATGAAGAACTCAACAGCTCTCCTGGTTTG GTTAATGCGAGTCCATATGGAGAAGGATGGATTATGAAAGTGGAAATGGGCAACTCTGGTGAAGTTAGCTCTTTGATGGACTCTGATCAGTACTCCAAGTTCTGCGAAGAAGAAGACTCAAAGCATTGA